The Alnus glutinosa chromosome 1, dhAlnGlut1.1, whole genome shotgun sequence region GTGACAACCGAAGCTAGAAGAGGCCGGCGACCACGAAAGAAAAGCTCCTGTCGACAGATACCCAGCCAAGGCTTACAGATCTGGCAAAAGCACATCTTCACCGAGTCCCTACCGACATCCGCCATACCCATAGGCAAGAGTCTGGGACTCTTTTTGTTTgctccaacaacaacaaaacaacaaaagaaaagaaaaacaccatCCTCACCGGATCTACATCCGGGAGGGAGCACAGCTCCACAACCCTGGCGCTGGTCTTCCCCTAGCCTCCTCGGGCTAGGGCCGTTTTTTTGTCATCCCACTGGTTTCCGGTGGTGGTttaatttgtaaagaaatttataataagAATTAAAGATTCACTATTTTCAAACACCGACAATTATTATATCTGTTTTTCTATTTGAGTCATACATATTCACAAGAGTTGAAAAAATGGCTTTTTTGCAGTTCATCCTCGTCtccttttcaaaaatttgttgGTGTTGgataaaagctttttttttttttttttttttggtaaaaaaaaacatttttataagaAGTCATTATAGAATCTCTAACGATGGAAATGGAATATATTCATTGGGAGATGAAGGTGGCCGGCGTACTGTTACGTACGGATAATGATATTCCCGGGAATAACTGATTGACATTAATCCAACAAGATGAGTGTTTGTAGATGAACTAGCTAGGGAATATGAAAGATTTGGTCCGATCATTGACGTGATTTGCGCCGTTTCCTTGTGATACGGGGGCTCCATTACAGATTTTTTAGAAATGTAACAATAAATAGTTCAATTAATTCATAGGGGAAGATATTTATAGGAAGATAAaagatattcttttttttctttgaaaaggaAGATAAAAGATATTTATTGGGCGTCAAATGGAGGCggcccagaaaagaaaaagcttagAATAAATCGATGGGAAAAATGCTTTACTtttcagattttaatttttaaaaatggttCTAAAATAATGTGTTATCGTCCTATAAAATagtgatatattttttaaaataataaattttattcataattttttttttacaaatttacaCAAAAAGGTGAAGAGGATTCGAGTTAAATGACCTCTATTTTGATGatacatcatttaaaaatcaacttttttaaaaaaaagaaaatttaatgagTTTAGCACCTCTCAATCGAAGGTGATCTGTGACGTGGAGGTACCAGTAGCACTGTGACCATCCCGATCCCATCCCTTGATATTTATTCTATGCGAAATTGCAAAGAAGGAATATGGAGAATATGCTTATTCatttactcttcttttttttttttaattttaatttttatgggtGAGTTTTATCTATTCTTTTTCAGTTATTCCTATCCGAtctatatttattcttttcctaTAAATATGCGAAGACGATAAATGGGGTTAGCGGCAAAGcaggggaggaggaggaagtaGAAGACGAAAAGGTAAACGAAAAAGGGAAGGAGGGGGGGTCTCCCAGCCTCCCAGGGTCGTAAAAGTAAGGAAGAGGGCTCAAACATCTCATTTAACATAAAAAGAAGATAGATGCAAATCCTCCTTCCCCGCTCCAAACGTCATTTGAAGGGGAGGGTAACCGAAAGGGAAAGGTGATCCATCTTCATTGGggaaaactttttatttatttattattattattatttaacaaaaaagaacagaatGTCATTCTCTGTCTCGTTCTCTGTTTAGGTTGTATCTCGCATTTCCCTGATCTTACTCTCAGAAGAGGAGAACGACAAGGATTTCagttatatatacatattctaCTCTGTTTAGGTTGTATCTCGCATTTCCCTGATCTTGCTCTCAGAAGAGGAGAACGACGAGGATTTCagttatatatacatattataggATAGAAAGAGGTATATGGAGGGTGTATATGGGAATTAGTTGGTGGGGCTGCattttgcattttgatatttgagTGAACATAAGGAGgcatcaagaaataaatctacaGAATAGACATAAAGAGAGAGATAGGATGTACGAACCTATTAGAGGACGCGATGATGCTGAGGAAGAGAACAAGTGTGGAGTGCAGCACTCGGCTATTGAGGATGAAGATGATGTTGAAATGGCCGTCCATGCAAGATCCAGCTCCGTTATTCCAAATGCCGCTGGTGGTTTCAATTCGATTGTAGAGGAAACTTCCAAGCAAAAGCAGCAACATCAACAACGCCTTGTCTCACTGGACGTTTTTCGCGGCATCACTGTGGCGGTAATGTTTCCCCACCCCATATTCTTTCTCCTGTGTTTCTCttattcttcttcattgtttctttccttttcttttctcgaGTTCTACTATTTGCCTTTATATACATATCTGTATTCAATCAAATATGGATTTTGAAAAATTGGGATTGCTTTGCACGGCCTTCGCCCTTCTTTATTCTCTTCAATGGGAGGTAGGATGCCAGAGGGGATGGAGAGCAGACGACGTCGTCTTTCTTTGTCTTCAAATCTCAACAGTCAAGAGGAAGACTTTgtcttatattttaattacGGACTAGTAgtcatttattatttgaaagACTAGAGTGTTTTTTGTTCCCACTCATTCGGATGATCTCGTTGACATTTTGGAAACTGAAAATTAACAGTTCGTTCACTCTtccatttgttttcatttttggcCATCCCACATAAAGAAgcggaattataaataaaatggtATTTCTTTCTATTTGCGTCTTTGAAATAGGAAAACCAGTAAAGTATTACGCCGTCCAATACTATTACTAAATCTTCGCTTATATTAAAAGCTTTTGCCCGTTCgcatttgttttgtgttttttataattaaattcatgaGATCTTTGCAAAAATCCGTTCACTTTATCCATGTTCTAATCCTGATAAATAAACAACCTTTTCCTGAATTGGTCGGCCTCATGATCCTTATTGTAAACGGTCGTCAATCTGATATATATTTATGGTAAACGGTCATCTATGCAGAAGATTAAGAAAAGGCATAATTATTTATACTTTTCAGTGGAGCCAAGAAAAAAAGCGTAGGCACTATAAAAAGCGTAGGCACTATAAAAAGCGAATAATTTAAGTCTTTTCCAAGTGCAAAGACGGTAGTCATGTTGAAAGAGAATGAGCTTCTGATGCTAACGACTGGATTAGGGAAGTCAACTCGATCTTCCTTTGTAACGCTCTACGCTAAAGAAATCCACAATCACAATTTTAGTACAGAACTATCCGAAGCGTTTTCTGTAGGCATTAAGGCACTATTGTCCTTTATTTAAAATCCTCACAACCCTTAGAAAGATGGGCTTCTCTTTAGCTAATTGGTGTTGTCAGTGTAAAAAGAATGAGGGATCACCTTCTTATCCCCTGCGAGCATACTTCGGCTCTCTGGCAATTGATTCTTAACCTTTTGGGAGTCTCATGGCTTATGCCTAGCAATATCCAAGAGCTTCTTCATTGCTGAATAGTACAAggggagcatttggagagaaatgaattgTCGTATTTTCGAGGATAGTGAGGCAAACGtgctttttataaaatcttcttttttgaaaTCTCTCTTAGGTTGGGTTCTTATTAATGTTCCAAACTTTGTCTCTACAAGTATGGTTGGTTTGATTTGCTTTTTACATTGTAGCAGGTTATAGGGTTAAGTccattttgtatactttttgtgtacgaGGGCTTAACcttttttctcaataagatctgaattattcatcaaaaaatatttagttACCAGTCACGCTACACCCAGAAGACCACAACCATGTTGACATATCCTCCACTAGTACTTTGTCATTTCTCTATACTCTTTTAACCTAGCACGCAAGGACTTAAGACCACCACCCCACCAATGGTGCCCAAATGCATAGTGGAAAACAGCTCAGATTCCATTCTTCAAATACCGTTGAGGCACTGAATATTGGGAAAGAAAATAGGGGAATGCATGTTGGGCTATACTTTTGGTGCCATCTATCATACCATGTTGTTCTGGGGGAACTGCAGGAATTGCATGTGCCCACTTGTAGTTTGCACTTATATGAACTAACTAAGCGTTTTAGACAAATGAAAAACTTCATACTTGGTTAAAACCTTAATTGGTTAGTCATTTGGTTTATGAGTGTTCAGTAGTGCTATCTGAACTTATACTAAAAGTGGAAATCTGAGAGTGTGTTTGGCATGATGTTTGTATGCACTGTATGCCTGAACTGCGTTATGTGTAGATTGAATGTGGAAAAGTCCTGAACTGCATTACGTGTAGATTGGTCatgttttttttagaattataaAATCACTCTCTATTAATGCAAGGCGTATGCCCTGTTTGTCACTGACAAGGATCTACTCTCGGCATatgccctttttattttttatttttttgccctATACTGTATACTCTCTGCATATAGGCTAAATGTCATCTCTTTACTAAAATTTGTTTCTTCTTGATGCAGCTAATGATACTCGTGGATGATGCCGGTGGAATCCTGCCTGCTATTAATCATTCACCTTGGAATGGTTTAACCCTTGCAGATTTTGTCATGCCATTTTTCCTCTTTATTGTTGGTATTTCACTTGCACTTACCTACAAGGTATCTCTTGCTCTGCTAATGTTTTGCTCTTATTTTTGGTATCCAAGGAGTTGTCCCACATAATAACGAATAAGGTCAATATGAATTGTTACTTTTATTCCTGTTCTCATTataatttgtctttttttggttCAAGGCAGAGAAGAAAGTTATTTAGATCTTCATGAGATATTTTAGAAGTCTATTATCTTATTACATGGATGCTAGTTCTACTACTATTTATCTCTAAGCCTAAGAAAAGTATTTTCCTCTACAGAAATTGTCATGCAGAGCTGTTGCAACCAGAAAAGCAATATTACGGGCCTCGAAGCTTTTAACATTAGGCCTTTTCCTTCAAGGTGCTTTACTAGATCTTTAGCTTTTAGACCGTAGTTTATAAGCCTCCCCTATGCCAGAATTTATCCATGTTTTTTCATTaccatgatgatgatgaaagcAAACTGCTTCAGTAGTTGTAAAAGTGATATTAACAATAACAATATTGAAGTGTGTCACAAAAAAGCTATGTTATGCTCAATAATCTTGTGGGAAGTTTCATCAGAAATGAATACTTTAATGGTTTCTGTACTAAGGTGTATTATCTCTCCTGTCCAGGTGGCTTCATCCATGGTGTAAAGGATTTAACTCATGGAGTGGATATTGAATATATGAGATGGATGGGTATACTTCAGGTATATTTTATAGTTTTCTCATGTTGAAATGTTTATTATGCCAACCATAAGCAAGAAGTGTAGTTAGAGTGGGTTACAGTTTATTCAAACATATAATAGTTGAAACCTGATAGCACATCTTACTGCTTAATGTGATTTTATGTCTTCCCACAAAAGGCAATGGCTTTGCCTGGCTCAAGAACTGTgccatatttaataaataaattttttggaCTGCCAATGAACATGCAGTGCATTCATCATCTTTAAAATAACACACACCTTTTTCCTTCTCCTCCCTGACCCCTAGAGAATTGCAATAGCATATCTGCTGGCAGCATTGTGTGAGATTTGGCTGAAGGGTGATAGTAATGTTAATTCGGGATCATCTCTGCTCAGGAAATATCGATTCCAGTGGTAAGTTTTATTCATTATGCAATACTAATTAAATTCTTTCAGCCACTGACTTCtggatttctagatttgaattaTGATGAACTTATTAGAATTTAAGTCATAGCAATAAGGGAAAGTTGGGATCCTGTCtggatttttttgttaattcaaACAACCAtcatgatattttttatttcttatgcAAGTAACTGAGAAGACAAATAGCTGAAATAGTAAAGGCATAAAATaagaataggaaaagaaaaacaaaagaaactctTGAGAGGAAAAAATTTGAGTACAAGTAAGTTGACCATAATTTTGGAAGCTGACATCGGTCATGATATGTTGATTTATGGGGAAAGGTGGTCATTACTGATATGCTGGAAATGAGGTGATTGCAAAGCCCCTTGATCACGTTTAAATGCCAATGTTGCATTGCTTCCCTTGTTTCAAATGTTGGCTTTTCTGTTTCTGTATTTGTTTCACATGCACTGTCATAGTATTGTGTTAATTTGCTGTCTTTGACTGACGCTACttgtctctctctatctctctctctcagggcTTTGGCTTTGATGCTTACCGCTCTTTATCTTTCTTTGTTATATGGCTTGTATGTGCCTGATTGGGACTTTCAGATTCCAATTGGAACTTCCTCCTCTACACCAGAATTGTTTACAGTGAGCTATTACCTTTTCTTTCCATCTttctaatttattaatataacgTTTAAGACTTCTGAGGTATGAATTTACTTATGAAACTGGTGGCTGAATCCTTCCCTTTGGAAGGTTAAATGTGGAGTCCGTGGTGACACTGGTCCAGCTTGTAATGCTGTTGGAATGATTGACCGTAAGATATTGGGTATACAACATTTATATAAAAGACCAGTCTATGCAAGAACACAGGTATCCTGTTGTTGCCTATTGGgtaattgcctttttttttgttgttgttgttgtttatttatttattttcagttcttccCTAACTAATtcatgtttctttgttttttgttcacAGCAATGCAGTATTAACTCCCCAGACTATGGCCCATTACCTTCTGATGCTCCATCATGGTGTCAAGCCCCTTTTGATCCTGAAGGACTTTTAAGGTTCATTCACAACTTTTTCCCGGTTGTCCACAAGGT contains the following coding sequences:
- the LOC133863394 gene encoding uncharacterized protein LOC133863394 isoform X1, with protein sequence MYEPIRGRDDAEEENKCGVQHSAIEDEDDVEMAVHARSSSVIPNAAGGFNSIVEETSKQKQQHQQRLVSLDVFRGITVALMILVDDAGGILPAINHSPWNGLTLADFVMPFFLFIVGISLALTYKKLSCRAVATRKAILRASKLLTLGLFLQGGFIHGVKDLTHGVDIEYMRWMGILQRIAIAYLLAALCEIWLKGDSNVNSGSSLLRKYRFQWALALMLTALYLSLLYGLYVPDWDFQIPIGTSSSTPELFTVKCGVRGDTGPACNAVGMIDRKILGIQHLYKRPVYARTQQCSINSPDYGPLPSDAPSWCQAPFDPEGLLSSVMAVVTCLVGLHYGHIIVHYKDHRDRILHWMITTSCLVILGLALDSCGMHVNKVLYTFSYTCFTAGLAGLLFAGIYLMVDVCGYRRPTVVMEWMGMHALMIYILAACNVVPIVLLGFYWGRPQNNILRLIGIET
- the LOC133863394 gene encoding uncharacterized protein LOC133863394 isoform X2 produces the protein MILVDDAGGILPAINHSPWNGLTLADFVMPFFLFIVGISLALTYKKLSCRAVATRKAILRASKLLTLGLFLQGGFIHGVKDLTHGVDIEYMRWMGILQRIAIAYLLAALCEIWLKGDSNVNSGSSLLRKYRFQWALALMLTALYLSLLYGLYVPDWDFQIPIGTSSSTPELFTVKCGVRGDTGPACNAVGMIDRKILGIQHLYKRPVYARTQQCSINSPDYGPLPSDAPSWCQAPFDPEGLLSSVMAVVTCLVGLHYGHIIVHYKDHRDRILHWMITTSCLVILGLALDSCGMHVNKVLYTFSYTCFTAGLAGLLFAGIYLMVDVCGYRRPTVVMEWMGMHALMIYILAACNVVPIVLLGFYWGRPQNNILRLIGIET
- the LOC133863394 gene encoding uncharacterized protein LOC133863394 isoform X3, translated to MRWMGILQRIAIAYLLAALCEIWLKGDSNVNSGSSLLRKYRFQWALALMLTALYLSLLYGLYVPDWDFQIPIGTSSSTPELFTVKCGVRGDTGPACNAVGMIDRKILGIQHLYKRPVYARTQQCSINSPDYGPLPSDAPSWCQAPFDPEGLLSSVMAVVTCLVGLHYGHIIVHYKDHRDRILHWMITTSCLVILGLALDSCGMHVNKVLYTFSYTCFTAGLAGLLFAGIYLMVDVCGYRRPTVVMEWMGMHALMIYILAACNVVPIVLLGFYWGRPQNNILRLIGIET